A genome region from Primulina eburnea isolate SZY01 chromosome 9, ASM2296580v1, whole genome shotgun sequence includes the following:
- the LOC140841385 gene encoding homeobox protein LUMINIDEPENDENS-like isoform X1, producing MESSTGNQLELVVSKRAATSYQELLEAQNDLFQTQIGKLQKIVATQCKLTGINPLSQEMAAGALSIKIGKRPRDLLNPKAVQYMQLVFSIKDAVSKRETREISAQFGVMASQVREFFAGQRSRIRNFVRLSGEKADRSRTCDESHDETPSTSYPNVSAEPVPIDTVAPNSHEASSRSMQPEVVPLGKENSDRHFMVNIFRLMRSEESFSGQVKLLEWILQIETISVLHWFLVEGGVMILATWLSQAAMEEQTSVLNIVLKVLCHLPLRKALPVHMSAILQSVNKLRFYRASDISNRARILLSTWSKMFASSQSSSKLNGNKSVGDAQDEMLLKQSIKEVMGNETWDSHVNYSEADLKITNGNANSFRKLESPQKLSLLTSSGEESNKRRGVMSSQMPERRKVKMVEPPGQRIVANSSHIAKSTPATHSRPLSADDIQKAKMRTQFMQSKSTKSDDNSQVKSDSPPNCSTSQSSVLQSIPIPVRADLGERRELDNAVSKVSNIRETARSNLEEPPWKRIKRTPITWRTPREVNISESWLVGTGESSKEVEVQKNRIRREREIIYRTIQEIPTNPREPWDREMDYDDTLTLEIPIEQLPDVEPLETPRVSVNGCEGSVAAVSTTLCDAGGSVPEPDLELLAELLKNPELVYALTSGQAGDLSSNETVKLLDMIKVNGVTSLSNFAGLGAKGDDKVEVSLPSPTPSSDLVPNGLKRDLTRNPFSRQHTTAKGSVFQAPEAAHIPGAPVFVTHPPPLSTLQSTFQSQQHTNILMHNKSSSVHHLAPEMMLNPNTAINSNRASPSLLRVENFGNIDMSARSLGISSTRLLPTPTSAPSHPQLPYTRESTGPHSLTTRLGYETINYHQKNPTINNVRTGGNVHAAVPTGTWARYERAGRPEFESGSPENSPHRRHEYIPGQNYPESRVNIRHERERQTHRNSVQSSGFRDQRMGGVRDSRR from the exons ATGGAGTCTTCGACGGGCAATCAATTAGAATTGGTCGTGTCGAAGAGAGCCGCGACGTCATATCAAGAGTTGTTAGAGGCTCAGAACGATCTATTTCAGACACAGATTGGAAAGCTCCAAAAAATTGTTGCCACCCAATGTAAACTAACTGGCATCAATCCCCTGTCCCAAGAAATG GCTGCTGGAGCGTTATCTATTAAAATCG GAAAGCGACCTAGAGATTTGTTGAATCCAAAGGCTGTACAGTACATGCAGCTTGTATTTTCTATCAAAGATGCAGTTAGCAAGAGGGAAACACGGGAAATCAGTGCTCAATTTGGGGTTATGGCTAGTCAG GTCCGGGAGTTCTTTGCTGGTCAGAGATCGAGAATTAGGAACTTCGTCAGATTGTCCGGAGAGAAGGCTGACAGATCTAGGACCTGTGATGAGAGTCATGATGAAACACCCTCAACTTCATATCCAAACGTGTCTGCAGAACCTGTTCCGATTGACACAGTAGCTCCAAACAGTCATGAAGCTTCATCTCGATCGATGCAGCCTGAGGTGGTCCCATTAGGCAAAGAAAACTCGGATAGACATTTTATGGTCAATATCTTTCGCTTGATGAGGAGTGAAGAATCTTTCTCTGGACAGGTTAAATTGCTGGAGTGGATTTTACAGATTGAAACAATCTCAGTACTTCACTG GTTTTTGGTTGAAGGCGGAGTTATGATCTTAGCAACATGGCTGAGTCAAGCGGCTATGGAAGAACAAACGAGTGTTCTTAACATTGTTCTGAAG GTGCTCTGTCATTTGCCATTACGCAAGGCCCTCCCCGTGCATATGTCTGCTATATTGCAAAGTGTTAATAAACTACGTTTTTATAGGGCATCAG ACATCTCAAACAGGGCTAGAATTTTATTATCTACATGGAGCAAAATGTTTGCAAGCAGCCAATCTTCAAGCAAACTCAATGGTAACAAATCTGTCGGTGATGCACAGGATGAGATGCTATTGAAGCAGAG CATTAAAGAAGTTATGGGTAATGAAACGTGGGATTCACATGTTAATTACTCA GAAGcagatctgaaaataacaaATGGAAATGCGAACAGCTTCAG GAAGTTGGAATCTCCACAGAAATTGAGTCTGCTTACATCATCAGGGGAGGAATCTAATAAAAGGCGAGGTGTCATGTCATCTC AAATGCCAGAGCGAAGAAAGGTTAAGATGGTTGAGCCCCCTGGCCAAAGAATAGTTGCCAATAGCTCACATATTGCGAAATCCACACCTGCAACTCATAGTAGgccactttcagctgatgatatacAGAAAGCGAAAATGCGCACCCAATTCATGCAAAGTAAATCCACAAAGAGTGATGATAATTCCCAAGTGAAGTCTGATAGTCCACCCAATTGTAGCACATCCCAGTCCAGTGTCCTACAGTCAATACCTATACCTGTTCGGGCAGATCTTGGTGAGAGGAGGGAACTTGATAATGCCGTATCCAAAGTTTCTAATATAAGGGAAACTGCTCGTTCAAATTTGGAGGAACCACCATGGAAAAGGATCAAGAGAACCCCGATCACATGGCGGACACCCCGAG AAGTGAACATCAGTGAATCATGGCTCGTCGGTACTGGTGAAAGCAGCAAAGAAGTTGAAGTTCAGAAAAATAGAATAAGGCGTGAGAGAGAAATTATTTACAGGACAATTCAAGAAATTCCAACCAACCCGAGAGAACCTTGGGACAGAGAAATGGACTACGATGACACATTAACTCTTGAAATTCCTATAGAGCAGCTACCAGATGTTGAACCACTCGAAACACCACGAGTTTCTGTTAATGGCTGTGAGGGAAGTGTAGCTGCGGTCTCAACAACATTGTGTGATGCTGGTGGAAGTGTGCCTGAACCAGATCTTGAACTGCTTGCTGAGTTGCTTAAAAACCCGGAATTAGTTTATGCATTGACATCGGGCCAGGCTGGTGATTTATCCAGTAACGAGACTGTTAAGCTTCTTGATATGATTAAGGTTAATGGGGTGACCTCTTTAAGTAATTTTGCTGGTTTAGGCGCAAAAGGTGACGACAAAGTTGAGGTTTCTCTGCCCTCGCCGACTCCATCGAGCGACCTTGTGCCG AATGGATTGAAGCGTGACTTAACGAGAAACCCGTTTTCACGGCAGCACACAACTGCAAAAGGCAGTGTATTTCAAGCCCCGGAAGCTGCTCATATTCCAGGGGCCCCTGTTTTTGTCACTCACCCTCCACCATTATCGACTCTACAATCCACGTTTCAGTCGCAGCAGCATACTAATATTCTTATGCATAACAAATCCTCCAGTGTACACCATTTGGCTCCAGAGATGATGCTAAACCCGAACACTGCTATCAACTCTAATCGTGCTTCACCTAGTTTACTTCGGGTCGAAAACTTTGGCAATATCGATATGTCAGCAAGGTCTCTGGGCATTTCATCAACCAGACTCTTACCAACTCCCACATCTGCACCATCACATCCACAGCTTCCTTACACACGGGAATCTACGGGTCCCCATTCATTAACAACAAGACTGGGTTATGAGACAATTAATTACCATCAAAAGAATCCAACTATAAACAATGTTCGCACCGGGGGCAATGTCCACGCTGCAGTGCCTACAGGGACCTGGGCGAGATATGAACGTGCAGGGAGGCCTGAATTTGAATCAGGGAGCCCAGAAAATAGCCCGCATAGACGTCATGAATATATTCCGGGCCAAAATTATCCCGAATCAAGAGTGAATATAAGACACGAAAGAGAGAGGCAGACGCATCGGAATTCGGTGCAGTCTTCTGGTTTCCGGGACCAGAGAATGGGTGGAGTACGTGACTCTAGAAGATAG
- the LOC140841385 gene encoding homeobox protein LUMINIDEPENDENS-like isoform X2, whose translation MESSTGNQLELVVSKRAATSYQELLEAQNDLFQTQIGKLQKIVATQCKLTGINPLSQEMAAGALSIKIGKRPRDLLNPKAVQYMQLVFSIKDAVSKRETREISAQFGVMASQVREFFAGQRSRIRNFVRLSGEKADRSRTCDESHDETPSTSYPNVSAEPVPIDTVAPNSHEASSRSMQPEVKLLEWILQIETISVLHWFLVEGGVMILATWLSQAAMEEQTSVLNIVLKVLCHLPLRKALPVHMSAILQSVNKLRFYRASDISNRARILLSTWSKMFASSQSSSKLNGNKSVGDAQDEMLLKQSIKEVMGNETWDSHVNYSEADLKITNGNANSFRKLESPQKLSLLTSSGEESNKRRGVMSSQMPERRKVKMVEPPGQRIVANSSHIAKSTPATHSRPLSADDIQKAKMRTQFMQSKSTKSDDNSQVKSDSPPNCSTSQSSVLQSIPIPVRADLGERRELDNAVSKVSNIRETARSNLEEPPWKRIKRTPITWRTPREVNISESWLVGTGESSKEVEVQKNRIRREREIIYRTIQEIPTNPREPWDREMDYDDTLTLEIPIEQLPDVEPLETPRVSVNGCEGSVAAVSTTLCDAGGSVPEPDLELLAELLKNPELVYALTSGQAGDLSSNETVKLLDMIKVNGVTSLSNFAGLGAKGDDKVEVSLPSPTPSSDLVPNGLKRDLTRNPFSRQHTTAKGSVFQAPEAAHIPGAPVFVTHPPPLSTLQSTFQSQQHTNILMHNKSSSVHHLAPEMMLNPNTAINSNRASPSLLRVENFGNIDMSARSLGISSTRLLPTPTSAPSHPQLPYTRESTGPHSLTTRLGYETINYHQKNPTINNVRTGGNVHAAVPTGTWARYERAGRPEFESGSPENSPHRRHEYIPGQNYPESRVNIRHERERQTHRNSVQSSGFRDQRMGGVRDSRR comes from the exons ATGGAGTCTTCGACGGGCAATCAATTAGAATTGGTCGTGTCGAAGAGAGCCGCGACGTCATATCAAGAGTTGTTAGAGGCTCAGAACGATCTATTTCAGACACAGATTGGAAAGCTCCAAAAAATTGTTGCCACCCAATGTAAACTAACTGGCATCAATCCCCTGTCCCAAGAAATG GCTGCTGGAGCGTTATCTATTAAAATCG GAAAGCGACCTAGAGATTTGTTGAATCCAAAGGCTGTACAGTACATGCAGCTTGTATTTTCTATCAAAGATGCAGTTAGCAAGAGGGAAACACGGGAAATCAGTGCTCAATTTGGGGTTATGGCTAGTCAG GTCCGGGAGTTCTTTGCTGGTCAGAGATCGAGAATTAGGAACTTCGTCAGATTGTCCGGAGAGAAGGCTGACAGATCTAGGACCTGTGATGAGAGTCATGATGAAACACCCTCAACTTCATATCCAAACGTGTCTGCAGAACCTGTTCCGATTGACACAGTAGCTCCAAACAGTCATGAAGCTTCATCTCGATCGATGCAGCCTGAG GTTAAATTGCTGGAGTGGATTTTACAGATTGAAACAATCTCAGTACTTCACTG GTTTTTGGTTGAAGGCGGAGTTATGATCTTAGCAACATGGCTGAGTCAAGCGGCTATGGAAGAACAAACGAGTGTTCTTAACATTGTTCTGAAG GTGCTCTGTCATTTGCCATTACGCAAGGCCCTCCCCGTGCATATGTCTGCTATATTGCAAAGTGTTAATAAACTACGTTTTTATAGGGCATCAG ACATCTCAAACAGGGCTAGAATTTTATTATCTACATGGAGCAAAATGTTTGCAAGCAGCCAATCTTCAAGCAAACTCAATGGTAACAAATCTGTCGGTGATGCACAGGATGAGATGCTATTGAAGCAGAG CATTAAAGAAGTTATGGGTAATGAAACGTGGGATTCACATGTTAATTACTCA GAAGcagatctgaaaataacaaATGGAAATGCGAACAGCTTCAG GAAGTTGGAATCTCCACAGAAATTGAGTCTGCTTACATCATCAGGGGAGGAATCTAATAAAAGGCGAGGTGTCATGTCATCTC AAATGCCAGAGCGAAGAAAGGTTAAGATGGTTGAGCCCCCTGGCCAAAGAATAGTTGCCAATAGCTCACATATTGCGAAATCCACACCTGCAACTCATAGTAGgccactttcagctgatgatatacAGAAAGCGAAAATGCGCACCCAATTCATGCAAAGTAAATCCACAAAGAGTGATGATAATTCCCAAGTGAAGTCTGATAGTCCACCCAATTGTAGCACATCCCAGTCCAGTGTCCTACAGTCAATACCTATACCTGTTCGGGCAGATCTTGGTGAGAGGAGGGAACTTGATAATGCCGTATCCAAAGTTTCTAATATAAGGGAAACTGCTCGTTCAAATTTGGAGGAACCACCATGGAAAAGGATCAAGAGAACCCCGATCACATGGCGGACACCCCGAG AAGTGAACATCAGTGAATCATGGCTCGTCGGTACTGGTGAAAGCAGCAAAGAAGTTGAAGTTCAGAAAAATAGAATAAGGCGTGAGAGAGAAATTATTTACAGGACAATTCAAGAAATTCCAACCAACCCGAGAGAACCTTGGGACAGAGAAATGGACTACGATGACACATTAACTCTTGAAATTCCTATAGAGCAGCTACCAGATGTTGAACCACTCGAAACACCACGAGTTTCTGTTAATGGCTGTGAGGGAAGTGTAGCTGCGGTCTCAACAACATTGTGTGATGCTGGTGGAAGTGTGCCTGAACCAGATCTTGAACTGCTTGCTGAGTTGCTTAAAAACCCGGAATTAGTTTATGCATTGACATCGGGCCAGGCTGGTGATTTATCCAGTAACGAGACTGTTAAGCTTCTTGATATGATTAAGGTTAATGGGGTGACCTCTTTAAGTAATTTTGCTGGTTTAGGCGCAAAAGGTGACGACAAAGTTGAGGTTTCTCTGCCCTCGCCGACTCCATCGAGCGACCTTGTGCCG AATGGATTGAAGCGTGACTTAACGAGAAACCCGTTTTCACGGCAGCACACAACTGCAAAAGGCAGTGTATTTCAAGCCCCGGAAGCTGCTCATATTCCAGGGGCCCCTGTTTTTGTCACTCACCCTCCACCATTATCGACTCTACAATCCACGTTTCAGTCGCAGCAGCATACTAATATTCTTATGCATAACAAATCCTCCAGTGTACACCATTTGGCTCCAGAGATGATGCTAAACCCGAACACTGCTATCAACTCTAATCGTGCTTCACCTAGTTTACTTCGGGTCGAAAACTTTGGCAATATCGATATGTCAGCAAGGTCTCTGGGCATTTCATCAACCAGACTCTTACCAACTCCCACATCTGCACCATCACATCCACAGCTTCCTTACACACGGGAATCTACGGGTCCCCATTCATTAACAACAAGACTGGGTTATGAGACAATTAATTACCATCAAAAGAATCCAACTATAAACAATGTTCGCACCGGGGGCAATGTCCACGCTGCAGTGCCTACAGGGACCTGGGCGAGATATGAACGTGCAGGGAGGCCTGAATTTGAATCAGGGAGCCCAGAAAATAGCCCGCATAGACGTCATGAATATATTCCGGGCCAAAATTATCCCGAATCAAGAGTGAATATAAGACACGAAAGAGAGAGGCAGACGCATCGGAATTCGGTGCAGTCTTCTGGTTTCCGGGACCAGAGAATGGGTGGAGTACGTGACTCTAGAAGATAG